In a genomic window of Halobiforma lacisalsi AJ5:
- a CDS encoding formyltransferase family protein has translation MSCTDIGVLLDGEYPPAYQTAALEKVDAETAADVSLVVVNEESRSIRDRSLRRQARRAWSWGAWLPVWKGTELLRSIRGRPAYDEPRHVSTVDAFAGADVVGCTPNRRDELWATLPDPIVDRLAAETDVVIRFGFGLLTGRILEAPEYGVLSFHYSDIRDYRGRIGGLWEFIADDSKAGVTLQQLTDRIDGGRIVALEQVPIEDTDTYQDVKHRQRDPATGTVLVDGVRNLNDPGFEPAAPDTLGTYRTAPTLLEVARFLRKNNANKLKQLFPGERPASSSP, from the coding sequence ATGAGTTGTACGGACATCGGCGTCCTCCTCGACGGCGAGTATCCGCCCGCGTATCAGACGGCAGCGCTTGAGAAAGTGGACGCCGAGACGGCGGCGGACGTTTCCCTCGTGGTCGTCAACGAGGAATCCCGCTCGATCCGGGACCGGTCGCTGCGTCGCCAGGCCCGGCGCGCCTGGAGCTGGGGGGCGTGGCTCCCCGTCTGGAAGGGAACCGAACTGCTGCGATCCATCCGGGGCCGACCCGCGTACGACGAACCGCGGCACGTCTCTACGGTCGATGCGTTCGCCGGGGCGGACGTCGTCGGCTGCACCCCGAACCGGAGGGACGAACTGTGGGCGACGCTGCCGGATCCGATCGTCGACAGGCTCGCCGCCGAAACCGACGTCGTGATCCGCTTCGGTTTCGGCCTCCTCACCGGTCGGATCCTGGAGGCCCCCGAGTACGGTGTACTTTCGTTTCACTACAGCGACATCCGAGACTACCGCGGGCGGATCGGCGGCCTGTGGGAGTTCATCGCCGACGACTCGAAAGCCGGCGTCACGCTTCAACAACTCACCGACCGCATCGATGGCGGCCGCATCGTCGCGCTCGAGCAGGTTCCGATCGAGGACACCGACACGTACCAGGACGTCAAGCACCGCCAGCGGGATCCCGCCACGGGCACGGTACTGGTCGACGGCGTCCGGAACCTGAACGATCCCGGGTTCGAACCGGCTGCCCCGGACACGCTGGGAACCTATCGCACCGCACCCACGCTGCTCGAGGTCGCACGGTTCCTCCGGAAGAACAACGCGAACAAACTCAAACAGCTGTTCCCTGGGGAGCGGCCAGCATCCAGTTCCCCGTGA
- a CDS encoding SHOCT domain-containing protein — MDRLGTLLVKGLGVFVLALVVLGVVATIVGIVFSIVATVFSIVVTLAVLGILVLALVGLTSLLRGGSSDSRTAIEADRSLETDATSRGRDPEDRLRERYVSGELSEAEFERELDRVLDEDPTRRDVDTDRSREFDRTRR; from the coding sequence ATGGACCGTCTCGGCACGCTTCTGGTGAAAGGGCTCGGCGTGTTCGTCCTCGCGCTCGTCGTCCTGGGCGTCGTCGCGACGATCGTCGGCATCGTGTTCTCGATCGTCGCGACCGTCTTCTCGATCGTCGTCACCCTCGCCGTGCTGGGGATTCTCGTGCTGGCGCTCGTCGGGCTGACGTCGCTGCTCCGCGGGGGGTCGTCTGATAGTCGAACGGCGATCGAGGCCGATCGGAGCCTCGAGACGGACGCCACCTCTCGCGGTCGCGATCCGGAAGATCGGCTTCGCGAGCGGTACGTTTCGGGCGAACTGAGCGAAGCGGAGTTCGAGCGGGAACTGGATCGGGTACTCGACGAGGACCCGACCCGACGCGACGTCGACACCGATCGCTCGCGCGAGTTCGATCGAACGAGGCGGTGA
- a CDS encoding DUF7385 family protein → MERISVENGFSMHDYRSKLKLLKDGGDQRILENRDDVGCPACGQAFDRLFVTERPTTSFETPPDRRFCLARTGEKLLLLTH, encoded by the coding sequence ATGGAACGAATCTCCGTCGAGAACGGATTCAGTATGCACGACTACCGGTCGAAGCTGAAACTCCTGAAAGACGGCGGCGACCAACGCATCCTCGAGAACCGCGACGACGTGGGGTGTCCGGCGTGCGGGCAGGCGTTCGACCGGTTGTTCGTCACCGAACGGCCGACGACGTCGTTCGAGACGCCGCCGGATCGACGGTTCTGTCTCGCCCGGACCGGCGAAAAACTGCTGTTGCTGACGCACTAG
- a CDS encoding 30S ribosomal protein S6e: MASFTVVVGDPDSGMTYQLEAEEQDANRFIGKSIGDEVDGGAVGLDGYTLEITGGSDEAGRPLNEDVAGANLKEVLMSERQTGYRPSREGERRRITVRGREVSGAVAQINASIVDRGSTDVDDLLGDGEDE, translated from the coding sequence ATGGCAAGTTTCACTGTCGTCGTCGGTGATCCCGACTCCGGGATGACCTACCAGCTCGAGGCCGAAGAACAGGATGCGAACCGCTTTATCGGCAAGTCGATCGGCGACGAGGTCGACGGCGGCGCGGTCGGACTCGACGGTTACACCCTCGAGATCACCGGCGGTTCCGACGAGGCTGGACGTCCCCTCAACGAGGACGTCGCCGGCGCGAACCTGAAGGAAGTCCTGATGAGCGAGCGACAGACCGGCTACCGACCGAGTCGTGAGGGCGAGCGACGCCGCATCACGGTCCGTGGCCGCGAGGTCTCCGGCGCAGTCGCACAGATCAACGCCTCGATCGTCGACCGCGGGAGTACCGACGTCGACGACCTTCTCGGCGACGGCGAAGACGAGTAA
- a CDS encoding helix-turn-helix transcriptional regulator, which produces MQENVTSTESVLEELTRMTASRDRNREERDRKREGTKSGELGSDGTPLEVENGTNGAIDDVQQELDELVAEVEGTLPVEDVSLDEALIKENVEEVLLLLVALRGETHGKELLSDFSRLFDANLSPGTVYPSLHDLEEEDVLSMHAKVQTKEYSIADDEYVRETVEETMLQHLSFGLLLYAFLTRY; this is translated from the coding sequence ATGCAGGAAAACGTAACGAGTACGGAATCCGTCCTCGAGGAGTTGACTCGGATGACGGCCTCGAGGGACCGGAATCGGGAGGAGAGGGATCGAAAGCGGGAGGGAACGAAATCGGGAGAACTTGGTAGCGACGGCACCCCGTTGGAGGTCGAGAATGGGACGAACGGGGCGATAGACGACGTTCAGCAGGAACTCGACGAACTGGTAGCCGAGGTCGAAGGGACGCTACCGGTCGAGGACGTGTCCCTCGACGAGGCGCTGATCAAGGAGAACGTAGAGGAGGTCCTGCTGTTGCTCGTCGCGTTGCGCGGCGAGACCCACGGGAAGGAGTTGCTCTCGGATTTCTCCCGACTCTTCGACGCGAACCTCAGTCCGGGAACCGTCTACCCCTCCCTTCACGACCTCGAGGAGGAGGACGTGCTGTCGATGCACGCGAAGGTCCAGACGAAAGAGTACTCGATCGCCGACGACGAGTACGTGCGGGAGACGGTCGAAGAGACGATGCTCCAGCACCTCTCGTTCGGACTGTTGCTGTACGCGTTTCTGACGCGATACTAG
- a CDS encoding IS200/IS605 family transposase, giving the protein MKRTNTFAVRPLSNDGEQVLRDLLDATAALWNEVNYQRLMRYNDEDGFEGSVWNVDTGRLEGKYKSVLAASTAQQVIAKNSEAWRAFFQLKEQHHDESNSSVTEHPKPPGFRGNKDDGRILKGVIRNDAYSIKWGERSRLEIVVGDDLRDNHNSPGSRLRLEIVGDPNWSEYEKQGRLDLWYDETDSTFRASQPVTVSSDEQATPLADETAALDIGANNLVACTTTTGEQYLYEGRELFDRFRETAREIARLQSKLEEGRYSSDRIRRLYRRRTRRRDHAQEALCRDLIERLYAEGVDTVYIGGLTDVLETHWSVETNAKTHNFWAFKKFTDRLACTAEEYGISVEVRSEAWTSQECPQCGSTERTTRHQDTLTCECGFDGHADLTASATFLERQTETAVRPMARPVRFQWDDHNWSGTPHPHESPNEQRTDPSTVHRDGNIASGES; this is encoded by the coding sequence ATGAAGCGTACCAACACATTCGCCGTGCGACCACTCTCTAACGATGGAGAGCAGGTGCTACGGGACCTGTTGGACGCTACTGCCGCTCTCTGGAACGAAGTCAACTATCAACGTCTCATGCGGTATAACGACGAAGATGGCTTTGAGGGCAGTGTATGGAACGTCGATACAGGCCGGCTCGAGGGCAAATACAAAAGCGTTCTCGCGGCCTCTACCGCCCAACAAGTCATCGCGAAAAACAGCGAAGCGTGGCGAGCGTTCTTCCAGCTGAAAGAGCAGCACCACGACGAGTCAAACAGCTCGGTTACGGAACACCCCAAACCGCCGGGCTTCCGGGGCAACAAGGACGACGGACGTATTCTCAAAGGCGTCATTCGCAACGATGCATACTCCATCAAATGGGGTGAGCGTTCCCGACTTGAGATTGTCGTGGGGGATGACCTACGAGACAACCATAATAGTCCGGGAAGTCGCCTTCGATTAGAAATCGTTGGCGACCCGAACTGGTCCGAGTACGAGAAACAGGGCCGGTTGGACCTCTGGTACGACGAGACTGACAGCACCTTCCGAGCTTCACAGCCTGTGACTGTTTCTTCAGACGAACAGGCAACTCCACTGGCCGACGAAACGGCCGCTCTGGATATCGGTGCGAACAATCTCGTCGCCTGTACCACGACGACCGGCGAGCAATATCTGTACGAGGGCCGCGAGTTGTTCGACCGCTTCCGTGAGACGGCGCGAGAGATTGCCCGACTACAGTCGAAACTTGAGGAAGGTCGATACAGTAGCGACCGGATTCGGCGACTGTACCGACGCCGGACGCGCCGTCGCGACCACGCCCAAGAAGCCCTTTGTCGCGACCTGATTGAACGGTTGTACGCAGAGGGCGTGGACACAGTCTATATCGGCGGGTTAACCGACGTCCTCGAGACACATTGGTCGGTCGAAACCAACGCCAAGACACACAACTTCTGGGCGTTCAAGAAGTTCACCGACCGGCTGGCATGTACTGCTGAGGAGTACGGTATCTCGGTCGAAGTTCGGTCGGAAGCGTGGACGAGCCAAGAGTGCCCGCAATGTGGCAGTACAGAGCGGACGACACGGCATCAGGACACACTCACCTGTGAGTGTGGCTTCGACGGCCACGCCGACCTCACGGCGTCAGCAACGTTCCTCGAGCGGCAGACGGAGACAGCAGTCAGGCCGATGGCACGGCCCGTGCGGTTCCAGTGGGACGACCACAACTGGTCGGGGACACCACACCCTCACGAAAGTCCCAACGAACAGCGCACAGACCCGAGTACCGTCCACCGTGACGGGAATATTGCCTCCGGGGAATCTTAG
- a CDS encoding DUF7112 family protein has product MVDRVASDHPSVRTVRSTCTETATGVRLEIPADDRDAFPTDEVVRVILDGDELFARVERALTGDELSIPGVYETPDLARDPGGGTDRLSEWVDDHGVPLGGSALVDVVEPEFLYGLREPGETTYYDAHEPPSDSLSEIAETLATGDGDGDRTETESDPADR; this is encoded by the coding sequence ATGGTAGATAGAGTAGCGAGCGACCATCCGTCGGTTCGGACGGTTCGCTCGACGTGTACCGAAACGGCAACCGGCGTTCGGCTAGAGATCCCGGCCGACGACCGCGACGCGTTCCCGACCGACGAGGTCGTCCGGGTCATCCTGGACGGCGACGAGTTGTTCGCTCGCGTCGAGCGAGCACTGACCGGCGACGAGCTGTCGATCCCCGGCGTCTACGAGACGCCAGACTTGGCCCGCGACCCCGGCGGTGGGACCGACCGACTGTCCGAGTGGGTCGACGATCACGGCGTTCCGCTGGGCGGCTCCGCGCTCGTCGACGTCGTCGAACCGGAGTTCCTCTACGGACTGCGGGAACCGGGCGAGACGACCTATTACGACGCCCACGAACCCCCGAGCGACAGCCTGAGCGAGATCGCCGAAACGCTGGCTACCGGAGACGGGGACGGAGACCGAACCGAAACCGAGAGCGATCCCGCCGATCGATAG
- a CDS encoding TetR/AcrR family transcriptional regulator, producing MTDPDVRDAIMTATYEALCEHGYTDLTAQDIADRTDKSKSLLFYHYDSKEDLVADFVDYLVERFDEWIAETRDLSPPERLATVVDWFLYGSGDDDERQSFHTAMLEIRTQAPYNEQYREELRKSDDRLREIAEEILRDGMETGEFTDHDPEETAALLIATLDGARIRQLTLAEDDYIGQVRSAMVARIFDDILAEDVSFPAGLLPDELDIEGSVDGTSELSRSSETRQREDEHGSSEDEAE from the coding sequence GTGACCGATCCGGACGTTCGCGACGCGATCATGACGGCCACCTACGAGGCCCTCTGCGAGCACGGCTACACCGATCTGACGGCACAGGACATCGCCGACCGCACGGACAAGAGCAAATCCCTGTTGTTCTACCACTACGACTCCAAGGAGGACCTCGTCGCCGACTTCGTCGACTACCTCGTCGAGCGGTTCGACGAGTGGATCGCGGAGACGCGCGATCTCAGCCCCCCGGAGCGGCTGGCGACCGTCGTCGACTGGTTCCTCTACGGGTCGGGCGACGACGACGAGCGGCAGTCGTTCCACACCGCGATGCTCGAGATCCGGACGCAGGCTCCGTACAACGAGCAGTACCGCGAAGAGTTGCGCAAGAGCGACGACCGGCTCCGTGAGATCGCCGAAGAGATCCTCCGGGACGGGATGGAGACGGGCGAGTTCACCGACCACGACCCCGAGGAGACCGCCGCCCTCCTGATCGCGACCCTCGACGGTGCGCGTATCCGCCAGCTCACGCTCGCCGAGGACGACTACATCGGGCAGGTTCGGTCGGCGATGGTCGCCCGCATCTTCGACGACATACTCGCCGAGGACGTCTCGTTCCCGGCAGGGCTGCTCCCCGACGAGCTCGATATCGAGGGCAGCGTCGACGGGACCTCGGAACTGAGCCGCTCGAGCGAGACTCGCCAGCGGGAAGATGAACACGGATCGTCCGAGGACGAGGCGGAGTAA
- a CDS encoding flavodoxin domain-containing protein: MTRVLVAYGSSEGQTAAVAERIADVLESDGHEPTLVDLGHSSADLESAEYDGAIVGASIHAGAHQRYVAEFVRDHRETLNRLPSAFYSVSLSAASEDEESQAAAEELLEGFLEETGWDPDGTLSVAGALRYSEYGLLKRFMMRRIASEESGDTDTSRDYEYTDWGDVESFAREFSTLVT, from the coding sequence ATGACGCGGGTTCTCGTCGCCTACGGCTCGAGCGAGGGCCAGACCGCAGCGGTCGCCGAACGAATCGCCGACGTGCTCGAGTCCGACGGCCACGAACCGACGCTGGTCGACCTGGGCCACTCCTCGGCCGACCTCGAGTCGGCGGAGTACGACGGTGCCATCGTCGGTGCGTCGATCCACGCCGGGGCTCACCAGCGGTACGTCGCGGAGTTCGTGCGGGACCACCGCGAAACGCTGAACCGACTGCCGTCGGCGTTTTACTCGGTCAGTCTTTCGGCCGCCTCCGAGGACGAGGAGAGCCAAGCGGCGGCCGAGGAGTTGCTCGAGGGGTTCCTCGAGGAGACAGGATGGGACCCGGACGGGACGCTGTCGGTCGCCGGGGCGCTCAGGTACAGCGAGTACGGGCTGCTCAAGCGGTTCATGATGCGTCGGATCGCCAGCGAGGAGAGCGGTGACACCGACACCTCGCGGGACTACGAGTACACCGACTGGGGGGACGTCGAGTCGTTCGCCCGGGAGTTCTCGACGCTGGTAACCTGA
- a CDS encoding DUF5305 family protein: MQTDTDDATPTEGTARRLKFRALLAEYRTALIVVAVALVLIGAWVTYGAYAAPDEKTEQRLEPAWTATGELSHGATVTESTPVHANGTVLENEPLYYTAITPELEGEFVGGYEADSARNVEVNVTIDLVYRAVDPETETVYWSQREELASASEPDVAPGEDVTAAFAVDVPEVAAEIDEIESDLGASPGTTEIYLAIDREIEGEIEGEYRAASDGYAVDIEYDGSTYSVDDEVGYQEDHGEEYETVVVPATVGPTRTVGGPLLLVLGSVGLAGLALASWQYPEPTPTEREWLAYHEDRERFAAVVTRVRLPPSELEFDSARTGESGDGAADDPDPNPDSGFEFVERGADDHRSAGDEPAPGYATVESLAELAQLGIDVGAAVVFDRRSERYLVRNRGTTYVFEPPSLEAVGSDVGSEGKEEGEQDQERGENPPMDTEEVGDEADSEAAEDLTEDPELVFARATGGGNGDDGRTDADEEAADQRSAIREYADRLRALLDSKLTAGEAEASGGVLEADADDLDGENRDESEAKVDG, encoded by the coding sequence ATGCAGACGGACACCGACGACGCGACACCGACGGAGGGGACCGCCAGGCGATTGAAGTTCCGCGCGCTGCTCGCGGAGTACCGGACGGCTCTCATCGTCGTCGCCGTCGCGCTCGTTCTGATCGGCGCGTGGGTGACCTACGGTGCGTACGCCGCTCCGGACGAGAAGACGGAGCAGCGACTCGAGCCCGCCTGGACCGCCACGGGGGAGCTCTCCCACGGGGCGACCGTAACCGAGTCGACGCCCGTCCACGCGAACGGAACCGTCCTCGAGAACGAACCGCTGTACTATACGGCGATCACCCCGGAACTCGAGGGTGAGTTCGTCGGGGGATACGAGGCCGACAGCGCCCGGAACGTGGAAGTCAACGTGACGATCGACCTCGTCTACCGGGCCGTCGATCCCGAGACCGAGACGGTCTACTGGAGCCAGCGGGAGGAACTCGCGTCGGCGAGCGAACCCGACGTCGCGCCGGGCGAGGACGTCACCGCCGCGTTCGCCGTCGACGTGCCCGAGGTCGCGGCCGAGATCGACGAGATCGAGAGCGACCTCGGGGCCAGCCCCGGTACGACGGAGATCTACCTCGCGATCGACCGGGAGATCGAAGGCGAAATCGAGGGCGAGTACCGGGCCGCGAGCGACGGCTACGCGGTCGACATCGAGTACGACGGTAGCACGTACTCGGTCGACGACGAAGTGGGGTACCAGGAGGACCACGGCGAGGAGTACGAGACGGTGGTCGTCCCGGCGACCGTCGGGCCGACGCGGACGGTCGGCGGACCACTGTTGCTGGTCCTCGGATCGGTAGGGCTCGCCGGCCTGGCGCTCGCCTCGTGGCAATACCCGGAGCCGACACCGACCGAGCGGGAGTGGCTGGCCTACCACGAGGATCGCGAGCGGTTCGCGGCGGTCGTCACCAGGGTCCGGCTTCCGCCCTCGGAACTCGAGTTCGACTCCGCCCGGACGGGCGAGAGCGGGGACGGAGCCGCGGACGACCCGGACCCGAACCCCGACTCCGGGTTCGAGTTCGTCGAACGGGGGGCCGACGACCACCGCTCCGCGGGCGACGAACCAGCACCCGGGTACGCGACGGTCGAGAGCCTCGCGGAACTCGCACAACTCGGGATCGACGTCGGGGCCGCCGTCGTTTTCGACCGGCGGAGCGAACGGTACCTCGTCCGCAACCGGGGGACGACCTACGTTTTCGAGCCGCCGTCGCTCGAGGCGGTGGGCAGCGACGTCGGGAGCGAAGGGAAAGAAGAGGGGGAACAGGATCAAGAACGAGGAGAGAACCCGCCGATGGACACCGAGGAAGTCGGCGACGAGGCCGATTCGGAGGCTGCCGAGGACCTCACCGAGGATCCCGAACTCGTCTTCGCTCGAGCGACCGGCGGCGGAAACGGGGACGACGGACGAACGGACGCGGACGAAGAGGCGGCCGACCAACGGAGCGCGATTCGGGAGTACGCCGACCGTCTCCGAGCGCTGCTCGATTCGAAACTCACAGCCGGTGAGGCGGAAGCGTCCGGGGGCGTCCTCGAGGCTGATGCCGACGATCTAGACGGTGAAAACCGCGACGAGAGCGAAGCGAAAGTCGACGGCTAG
- the solA gene encoding N-methyl-L-tryptophan oxidase encodes MTDRYDVIVLGVGGMGSAAVAHLADRGADVLGLERYDIPHGYGSSHGRTRIFRLAYGEDPAYVPLLRRAEELWEDLEADHDGRLLYRTGSIDAGPTDSDFVATSERSCEEHDLEYERLSSEELSDRHPGYDLPADYEAIYQPDGGFLVPEECIVAHVERAHREGATVRARERVVDWSPIADGVRVETDYDAYEADSLVIAAGAWASRFVDALEGVVVPERQVVTWLQPDRPEQFGPDRFPVWNLETPDGRFYGFPVHDLPGFKFGRYHHREETVDPDAFEREPTQADERLLREFAEEYFPAGAGPTMRMETCLFSNTPDEDFVLDTLPDHPQVTVGAGFSGHGFKFASVVGEILADLALEGETDHDIGMFTLDRF; translated from the coding sequence ATGACCGACCGGTACGACGTCATCGTTCTGGGAGTCGGCGGCATGGGCAGTGCCGCCGTCGCTCACCTTGCCGACCGCGGCGCTGACGTCCTCGGCCTCGAGCGGTACGACATCCCCCACGGCTACGGCTCCTCGCACGGCCGGACGCGGATCTTCCGGCTCGCCTACGGCGAGGATCCCGCGTACGTTCCGTTGCTCCGTCGAGCCGAGGAACTGTGGGAAGACCTCGAGGCCGACCACGACGGCCGACTGCTGTACCGGACCGGATCGATCGACGCCGGCCCGACCGACTCCGACTTCGTCGCGACCTCGGAGCGATCCTGCGAGGAACACGACCTCGAGTACGAACGGCTCTCGAGCGAGGAACTGTCGGACCGCCACCCGGGGTACGACCTCCCGGCGGACTACGAGGCGATCTACCAGCCCGACGGCGGGTTCCTGGTCCCCGAGGAGTGTATCGTGGCCCACGTCGAGCGCGCCCATCGCGAGGGGGCGACGGTCCGGGCCCGCGAACGGGTCGTCGACTGGTCGCCGATCGCCGACGGCGTCCGCGTCGAGACCGACTACGACGCCTACGAGGCCGACTCGCTCGTGATCGCCGCGGGCGCGTGGGCCTCCCGTTTCGTGGACGCCCTCGAGGGCGTCGTCGTCCCCGAGCGACAGGTCGTGACCTGGCTCCAGCCCGACCGGCCCGAACAGTTCGGGCCCGATCGGTTCCCCGTCTGGAACCTCGAGACGCCCGACGGACGGTTCTACGGCTTCCCCGTCCACGACCTGCCGGGGTTCAAGTTCGGCCGATACCACCACCGCGAGGAGACCGTCGATCCCGACGCCTTCGAGCGGGAGCCGACCCAGGCAGACGAACGGCTCCTGCGGGAGTTCGCCGAGGAGTACTTCCCGGCCGGTGCGGGGCCGACGATGCGCATGGAGACCTGCCTGTTCTCGAATACGCCGGACGAAGACTTCGTACTCGACACGCTACCTGACCACCCGCAGGTCACCGTCGGTGCTGGCTTCTCCGGACACGGGTTCAAGTTCGCCAGCGTCGTCGGCGAGATCCTCGCCGATCTCGCGCTCGAGGGTGAGACCGACCACGACATCGGAATGTTTACGCTGGACCGGTTCTAG
- a CDS encoding MBL fold metallo-hydrolase — protein sequence MEVEFLGGAREIGRSAVLVDDSLLLDFGMLTDTPPQFPLETPDPDAVVVSHGHLDHVGTIPALLSGEARPPIHWTPPTHELALTLARDTLKLHGGSYNCPFTATDLKRVTQVSRTHGYRDPFEAAGYEVTFYNAGHIPGSAHVLVDDGETRLLYTGDFHTDDQRLVSGTTSRPDADVVICESTYSDVEHEERSVVEERFVESVETTLWEGGTVVVPAFAIGRTQEMMLICDAYDIPCYVDGMGKQVTEMLQQYPEFVRDPDAFRRAKSHARFVTGRNGQRKRITDQHAAIITTSGMLSGGPAMTYVPEIRANPTNKITMTGYQVEGTPGRDLLETGRAEIDGRVMPVSAQVEQYDFSAHADRDGLLAFLESYENTPVLVNHGDRCDRFASTLRKDGFEATAPQLGSVHNV from the coding sequence ATGGAGGTCGAGTTTCTCGGCGGCGCCCGCGAGATCGGTCGCAGCGCCGTTCTCGTGGACGACTCTCTTCTGCTCGATTTCGGGATGTTGACCGACACTCCCCCACAGTTTCCGCTCGAGACACCGGACCCCGACGCGGTCGTGGTTTCGCACGGGCATCTCGATCACGTCGGCACGATACCGGCCCTGCTTTCCGGCGAAGCACGGCCGCCGATTCATTGGACGCCGCCGACGCACGAGCTGGCGCTGACGCTCGCACGGGACACACTCAAACTGCACGGGGGCTCGTACAACTGTCCGTTCACTGCGACCGATCTCAAGCGCGTCACACAGGTCTCGAGAACGCATGGGTATCGGGACCCATTCGAAGCAGCCGGATACGAGGTGACGTTCTACAATGCAGGTCACATTCCAGGAAGCGCTCACGTACTCGTCGACGATGGAGAGACGCGACTTCTCTATACGGGTGATTTCCATACCGACGACCAGCGCCTGGTTTCGGGGACTACTTCGCGACCCGATGCCGACGTCGTCATCTGCGAGAGTACCTACTCCGACGTCGAGCACGAGGAACGGTCCGTAGTGGAGGAGCGATTCGTCGAGAGCGTCGAGACGACGCTCTGGGAGGGAGGAACGGTCGTCGTCCCTGCGTTCGCAATCGGACGGACACAGGAGATGATGCTCATCTGTGATGCCTACGACATCCCCTGTTACGTCGACGGGATGGGGAAGCAGGTGACCGAGATGCTTCAGCAGTATCCCGAGTTCGTTCGCGACCCGGACGCGTTTCGACGAGCGAAATCCCACGCACGGTTCGTCACCGGTCGAAACGGCCAGCGAAAGCGAATCACCGACCAGCACGCAGCGATCATCACCACCAGTGGTATGCTGTCCGGTGGCCCTGCCATGACCTACGTTCCCGAAATTCGGGCGAATCCGACGAACAAGATCACCATGACTGGCTATCAGGTCGAAGGGACACCCGGTCGCGACCTACTCGAGACAGGTCGTGCCGAGATCGACGGCCGGGTGATGCCCGTCAGCGCACAGGTGGAACAGTACGACTTTTCAGCACACGCCGACCGGGATGGCCTTCTTGCGTTCCTCGAGTCGTACGAGAATACCCCCGTTCTGGTGAATCACGGGGATCGGTGTGATCGATTCGCTTCGACACTCCGAAAGGACGGGTTCGAGGCGACGGCACCGCAGCTCGGCTCCGTACATAACGTCTAA